The Lacipirellula parvula genome window below encodes:
- a CDS encoding Lpg1974 family pore-forming outer membrane protein — protein sequence MKLLTWGSAALAVCLAMGSAAQLHAQSVGGVGIGGGVGGGVGMGGGGSLGASDFGSAMDDSGYGSYSSGGSCSTGDSGLFSLVDRNAQLVFGAEYIYAQATFSEALAYVEQNAIDGGETWHQIDFNYNSSYSFYGGVYLPDCGGSVIFDFTRLTSDGDYSASETTGVDIFGPFEIDGNINGHASVDLKSYDLSFAKTIPLGCLLGGAPCGDCCDDACCGDGSCGNGCGGGWCPAWDITWSGGIRYANVGWNNGLTATDPLSGAFIDSANTSLNFDGFGGRVGIMGRRYIGKRGLFSVYGRGDWSLLLGDVDINTTITNQAGSAFLKTSNQITVPVTEIELGASAHLGQHATLSAGYFWSAWHDLGMSPEYNFDQFQISHYDDSNILGWNGLFGRVEVAF from the coding sequence GCGCTCGCAGTTTGTCTCGCCATGGGAAGCGCTGCGCAATTGCACGCTCAAAGCGTGGGCGGCGTCGGAATTGGCGGTGGGGTTGGCGGCGGCGTTGGCATGGGCGGCGGCGGATCGCTTGGCGCCTCCGACTTCGGCTCGGCCATGGACGACTCCGGCTACGGCTCGTATAGCTCGGGCGGATCTTGCTCGACCGGCGACTCCGGCTTGTTCAGCCTCGTCGACCGCAACGCACAACTCGTCTTCGGCGCCGAATACATCTATGCTCAAGCCACCTTCAGCGAAGCACTCGCTTACGTTGAACAGAACGCCATCGACGGCGGCGAAACCTGGCACCAAATCGACTTCAACTACAACTCGTCGTACAGCTTCTACGGCGGCGTCTATCTGCCCGATTGCGGCGGCTCGGTCATCTTCGACTTCACTCGCCTGACGAGCGACGGCGACTACTCCGCCAGCGAAACAACCGGCGTCGACATCTTCGGCCCCTTTGAAATCGACGGCAACATCAACGGCCACGCCAGCGTCGACCTCAAGTCGTACGACTTGTCGTTCGCCAAGACGATTCCGCTCGGCTGCCTCCTCGGCGGAGCCCCCTGCGGCGACTGCTGCGACGACGCCTGCTGCGGCGACGGCTCGTGCGGCAATGGCTGCGGCGGCGGATGGTGCCCCGCGTGGGACATCACTTGGTCCGGCGGCATTCGCTATGCGAACGTCGGCTGGAACAACGGCCTCACCGCCACCGACCCGCTCAGCGGCGCCTTTATCGACTCGGCCAATACCTCGCTCAACTTCGACGGCTTCGGCGGTCGCGTCGGCATCATGGGCCGCCGCTACATCGGCAAGCGTGGTTTGTTCAGCGTCTACGGTCGCGGCGATTGGTCGCTGCTGCTCGGCGACGTCGACATCAACACGACCATCACCAACCAAGCCGGCTCGGCCTTCCTCAAAACCAGCAACCAGATCACCGTCCCGGTCACCGAAATCGAACTCGGCGCCTCGGCTCACCTCGGCCAACACGCCACGCTCTCGGCCGGTTACTTCTGGTCGGCGTGGCATGATCTCGGCATGAGCCCCGAGTACAACTTCGATCAGTTCCAGATCAGCCACTACGATGATTCGAACATCCTCGGCTGGAATGGTCTGTTCGGCCGCGTCGAAGTCGCGTTCTAA
- the rpsU gene encoding 30S ribosomal protein S21, with the protein MVKLTLRDKETAQEAVRRFRKLVERSGIKKEIRVREFYEKPSETKRRARLRAQRRAHRDRLMASTAR; encoded by the coding sequence GTGGTTAAGCTGACACTGCGTGACAAAGAGACGGCCCAAGAGGCTGTCCGTCGGTTTCGGAAGCTGGTAGAGCGTAGCGGGATCAAGAAGGAAATCCGCGTCCGCGAGTTCTACGAGAAGCCGAGCGAGACGAAGCGTCGCGCCCGCCTTCGCGCCCAGCGTCGCGCTCACCGCGACCGCTTGATGGCGTCGACCGCTCGCTAA
- a CDS encoding ABC1 kinase family protein, whose protein sequence is MRIGAIPQVYRNVNRWREILSILSKYGLAGWLSRFEFSFGRGLLKNREGQVLADASREVRIRLAMEELGPTFIKLGQIMSTRPDMVGAELAEELEKLQTSVPPDASDVVTQLVEEELGCALSDMFAEFNTTPVASASIGQVHQARLITGEEVAVKVQRRDIARRVRVDLDILQGLAQLAEMIPELAPYQPVASVAEFQRALRRELDFDRERRHMEEFRRNFNGSPLVRIPKPFADYSTDRVLVMEWLEGIPLSSPQKLAQCDIQLSAIARQGADLYLEMIFKNGFYHADPHPGNLVLLRNEGIGLLDYGMVGRIDDSLREEIEELLLAIVEQDSQRLGTIVIRVGATPPGLDESALQIDLADFIAQFGHQQVEGFELAAALREMFEVMRRHRIVLPAPMTMLLKVLVMLEGTGRRLVPNFSLMEILKPYRKKMMARRISPKRQFRKARQIAYELEQLAEVFPRRIRDILQQVQTGRFDVHLDHRGLEPSVNRLVLGMMTSALFIGSVLLVTNNVWPFWFWPIEGVSAPGVAGMVLSGMLGLRLLRAINKSGHLDRR, encoded by the coding sequence ATGCGTATCGGCGCCATCCCCCAGGTTTATCGCAACGTCAATCGTTGGCGGGAGATTCTGTCGATCCTCAGCAAGTACGGCCTCGCCGGTTGGCTGAGTCGTTTTGAATTTTCATTCGGCCGCGGGCTGCTGAAAAACCGCGAAGGTCAGGTTCTCGCCGATGCGAGTCGCGAGGTGCGGATTCGGCTCGCGATGGAAGAGCTGGGGCCGACGTTCATCAAGCTCGGCCAGATCATGAGCACGCGGCCCGATATGGTGGGGGCCGAACTGGCGGAAGAACTGGAGAAGCTGCAGACGAGCGTGCCGCCCGATGCGTCGGACGTGGTGACGCAACTGGTGGAAGAAGAGCTGGGCTGCGCGCTCTCGGATATGTTCGCGGAGTTTAATACGACGCCGGTTGCTTCGGCGTCGATTGGGCAGGTGCACCAGGCGCGGCTGATCACCGGCGAAGAGGTGGCAGTAAAAGTGCAGCGGCGCGACATCGCGCGACGCGTGCGGGTGGACCTCGATATTCTGCAGGGGCTTGCGCAACTCGCCGAGATGATTCCGGAACTCGCGCCGTACCAACCGGTGGCAAGCGTCGCGGAGTTTCAACGAGCGCTGCGGCGGGAGCTCGACTTCGATCGCGAACGCCGCCACATGGAGGAGTTTCGGCGAAACTTCAACGGCAGCCCGCTCGTGCGGATTCCAAAACCGTTCGCCGACTACTCGACCGATCGCGTGCTCGTAATGGAGTGGCTGGAGGGGATTCCGCTTTCGTCGCCGCAGAAACTCGCGCAGTGCGACATCCAGCTCTCGGCGATTGCGCGGCAAGGCGCCGACTTGTACCTGGAGATGATTTTTAAGAACGGCTTTTATCACGCCGATCCGCACCCGGGGAACTTGGTGCTGCTGCGAAACGAGGGGATCGGGCTGCTCGACTACGGCATGGTTGGGCGGATTGACGATTCGCTGCGGGAAGAAATTGAGGAACTGCTGCTGGCGATCGTGGAGCAGGATAGCCAGCGGTTGGGAACGATTGTGATTCGCGTCGGCGCCACGCCGCCGGGGCTTGACGAGTCAGCGCTGCAAATCGACCTGGCCGATTTCATCGCCCAGTTTGGGCATCAGCAAGTCGAAGGTTTTGAGCTCGCGGCGGCGCTGCGCGAGATGTTCGAAGTGATGCGGCGGCACCGCATCGTGCTGCCGGCGCCGATGACGATGTTGCTGAAGGTGTTGGTGATGCTTGAAGGAACCGGCCGGCGGTTGGTCCCCAACTTCAGCTTGATGGAGATCCTGAAGCCGTACCGCAAGAAGATGATGGCACGGCGGATTTCCCCGAAGCGGCAATTCCGCAAAGCGCGGCAGATTGCGTACGAGCTCGAGCAACTCGCGGAGGTTTTTCCGCGGCGGATACGCGATATTTTGCAGCAGGTGCAGACGGGGCGGTTCGACGTCCACCTTGATCACCGTGGGCTAGAGCCTTCGGTCAACCGGCTGGTGCTGGGGATGATGACGAGCGCCCTGTTCATCGGCTCGGTGCTGCTGGTGACGAACAACGTGTGGCCGTTTTGGTTCTGGCCGATCGAAGGGGTGTCGGCGCCGGGCGTCGCGGGGATGGTGCTCAGTGGGATGCTGGGGCTGCGACTGCTGCGGGCGATTAATAAGTCGGGGCACCTCGACCGGCGGTAG
- a CDS encoding endonuclease/exonuclease/phosphatase family protein, translated as MLPILAAVTVLAIASTANAGEPLKAMTFNIRLATGDDGENVWSKRSDLTIGVIRDEKPAVFGVQEAHPIQIEELNASLPEYINVGVGRRADGSDEFSAIYFRRDRFHLSDAGTFWLSDEPTVPGSRSWGNNLPRIATWVRLLDQANKRRIVALNTHWDHESQPARLNSAKLICEQLKKISGDDEPVIIMGDFNAQPNNPAMVALVEQGGLRDTLSVAHPDEKNIGTFHGFGRVEKGPKIDAVLVSPQWQVKDATIIRTHDGSRYPSDHYPVTATLELP; from the coding sequence ATGCTCCCCATACTCGCGGCCGTTACGGTTCTCGCGATCGCTTCTACCGCCAACGCCGGCGAGCCCCTCAAGGCGATGACGTTCAACATCCGCCTCGCCACCGGCGACGACGGCGAGAATGTCTGGTCGAAACGCAGCGATCTGACAATCGGCGTCATTCGCGACGAAAAGCCCGCCGTCTTCGGCGTTCAAGAAGCCCATCCGATCCAGATTGAAGAACTAAACGCGTCATTGCCCGAATACATCAACGTCGGCGTCGGCCGCCGCGCCGACGGCAGCGACGAATTCTCCGCAATCTACTTCCGCCGCGACCGCTTTCACCTGAGCGACGCCGGCACGTTTTGGCTCTCTGACGAACCAACGGTGCCCGGCTCGCGGTCATGGGGCAACAACCTGCCGCGCATCGCCACCTGGGTCCGGTTGCTCGATCAGGCCAACAAACGTCGCATCGTCGCCCTCAACACCCACTGGGATCACGAGTCGCAACCAGCGCGCCTCAACAGTGCGAAGCTAATTTGCGAGCAACTGAAGAAAATCAGCGGTGACGACGAGCCAGTGATCATCATGGGCGACTTCAACGCCCAACCAAACAACCCAGCAATGGTCGCGTTGGTTGAGCAGGGGGGCCTGCGCGACACGCTGAGCGTCGCTCACCCGGACGAAAAAAACATCGGCACGTTCCACGGCTTCGGCCGCGTCGAGAAGGGACCGAAGATCGACGCCGTACTCGTCTCGCCGCAGTGGCAAGTAAAGGACGCCACGATCATCCGCACGCATGACGGCAGTCGTTATCCCTCCGACCATTACCCCGTCACGGCGACGCTTGAGCTGCCGTAG
- a CDS encoding heparan-alpha-glucosaminide N-acetyltransferase domain-containing protein: MAAAGRIESLDQFRGYTVAGMFVVNFLGSYDAMPVALTHQNNFCSYADTIMPQFFFAVGFAFRLTFGRRAQTAGLRQAYGHVVRRLLGLALVALAICAAPTVAEHWSELVALGPLGVLQRGVRAWFQTLMHIAVTSLWILPVIRSGALVRAAYAVASAIAFAALSHWFYFAWVQRGGIDGGVLGFLAWTTPMIVGTLACDAVVGGDSAGRLRKLFGWSVALMAVGWLLSCGSSLYDVSPERPDSNPQETWAVDPMAPSAERWATHSLRAIEPPFVPPPGPELREENFWMMSQRAATLSYHLFAAGVSLGVFALFLIACDEWGWRLGLFRTLGTNALAAYVLHGIVGNSVERFLPGDSPGWYVLGGFVIYFAVTWAFLRKLEKDGVYLKL; this comes from the coding sequence GTGGCAGCCGCTGGTCGGATTGAATCGCTTGATCAGTTTCGCGGGTACACCGTGGCGGGGATGTTCGTCGTGAACTTCCTTGGCTCGTATGACGCGATGCCGGTGGCGCTTACGCATCAGAACAACTTCTGCAGTTACGCCGACACGATCATGCCGCAATTTTTCTTTGCGGTGGGGTTTGCGTTTCGGTTGACGTTTGGGCGGCGCGCGCAGACCGCGGGGCTGCGGCAAGCGTATGGGCATGTGGTGCGGCGATTGCTGGGGCTCGCGCTGGTGGCGCTAGCGATTTGCGCGGCGCCGACGGTGGCGGAGCATTGGAGCGAACTTGTGGCGCTGGGGCCGCTCGGCGTCCTGCAGCGCGGCGTGCGGGCGTGGTTTCAGACGCTCATGCACATTGCGGTGACGTCGCTGTGGATCTTGCCGGTGATTCGCAGCGGGGCGCTGGTGCGTGCGGCGTATGCCGTGGCGTCGGCCATCGCGTTCGCGGCGCTATCCCACTGGTTTTACTTCGCGTGGGTGCAGCGTGGCGGAATCGACGGCGGGGTGCTGGGGTTTCTGGCGTGGACGACGCCGATGATCGTCGGCACGCTGGCGTGCGATGCCGTGGTGGGCGGCGATTCCGCTGGGCGGTTGCGAAAGTTGTTCGGCTGGAGCGTGGCGCTGATGGCGGTCGGTTGGCTGTTGTCGTGCGGTTCGTCGTTATACGACGTGTCGCCAGAGCGGCCCGATTCGAATCCGCAGGAAACGTGGGCGGTCGACCCGATGGCGCCGAGTGCCGAGCGGTGGGCGACTCACTCGCTTCGGGCGATTGAGCCACCGTTCGTGCCGCCGCCAGGGCCGGAGCTGCGGGAAGAGAATTTTTGGATGATGAGCCAGCGGGCGGCGACGTTGAGTTACCACCTGTTCGCGGCCGGCGTGTCGCTCGGCGTGTTCGCGCTGTTTCTCATCGCGTGCGACGAGTGGGGCTGGCGGTTGGGGCTGTTCCGTACGCTGGGCACTAATGCGCTCGCGGCGTATGTGCTCCACGGGATTGTGGGGAACTCGGTGGAGCGATTTTTGCCGGGGGATTCGCCGGGGTGGTATGTCTTGGGCGGGTTTGTGATTTACTTTGCTGTGACGTGGGCGTTTTTGCGGAAGTTGGAGAAGGATGGGGTCTATTTGAAGTTGTGA
- a CDS encoding peptidoglycan-binding domain-containing protein has product MVQRLRLLALAAAIVPAPAALAADFGFFGRSGDAIEINLAGLPGVSPGSTFSDLNLSSFTGHTVLTSDLLTAQPFANSGRFWVFPNPARNTAALGDVNTTARGFQGVLNGSLLVNGVSQTFSVTVQPGYTGAGAGSVGQSSESQGRAANNPLFVAQQQQRLRYFGFVSEGGAPVAVDADFGAGTATALKTFQGAFIGGINTTQANADGIIGPTTAGWLNAQNAPTFQKIVPTSAYTVSAVSESYATSWTLDLIAKGSINAKAATGITQRITALSTVDGYGSSQWHSTHLVGTDIDLATAASTHNWGNGVTSTDEANVIKHAVAFADTVASGHVIRFITSNQDIYDGIHAARPSVPLYYDTSGGHQDHLHIDVGPPTRVAGRTNLIGDFNLDDVVNAQDLAVWEQYVGANFTGGDFLTWQRNFGRSQPVIGAEVAVQSIPEPSAALLLALAAPLLATRRLGFQPDSPSAASSP; this is encoded by the coding sequence ATGGTTCAACGGTTACGCCTTCTCGCACTCGCCGCAGCGATTGTTCCCGCCCCGGCAGCGCTCGCCGCCGACTTCGGCTTCTTCGGCCGTAGCGGCGACGCGATCGAAATCAATCTCGCCGGCCTCCCGGGAGTCTCGCCCGGTTCGACGTTCTCGGATCTCAACCTCAGCAGCTTCACCGGTCATACGGTGCTCACGAGCGACCTCCTCACGGCTCAACCATTCGCCAATTCCGGACGATTTTGGGTCTTTCCGAACCCCGCCCGTAACACGGCCGCACTCGGCGATGTGAATACAACGGCGCGCGGCTTCCAAGGCGTGCTGAATGGCAGCCTGCTCGTCAACGGCGTGTCGCAAACGTTCAGCGTCACCGTGCAACCCGGCTATACGGGCGCCGGCGCCGGCTCGGTTGGCCAAAGCTCCGAAAGCCAAGGGCGGGCCGCAAACAATCCGCTCTTCGTCGCTCAACAGCAACAGCGGCTCCGCTACTTTGGATTCGTCAGCGAAGGGGGCGCCCCGGTCGCCGTCGACGCCGACTTCGGCGCAGGCACGGCCACGGCGCTCAAGACCTTTCAGGGCGCCTTCATCGGCGGCATCAACACGACGCAAGCCAACGCCGACGGCATCATCGGCCCCACCACGGCCGGCTGGCTGAACGCGCAGAACGCGCCGACCTTCCAAAAAATCGTGCCGACTTCGGCATACACTGTCTCAGCCGTGTCGGAAAGTTACGCCACCAGTTGGACGCTCGACCTGATCGCCAAGGGATCGATCAACGCGAAAGCCGCGACGGGAATCACGCAACGCATTACTGCTCTCTCGACGGTCGACGGCTATGGCTCGTCTCAGTGGCACTCGACGCATCTCGTCGGCACCGACATCGATCTGGCGACGGCCGCTTCCACCCACAACTGGGGCAACGGCGTTACCAGCACCGACGAAGCGAACGTCATCAAGCACGCCGTCGCGTTCGCCGACACCGTGGCCAGCGGCCACGTCATCCGCTTCATCACGTCGAACCAAGACATTTACGACGGCATCCACGCGGCCCGGCCGAGCGTACCGTTGTACTACGACACCTCGGGCGGCCATCAAGACCACCTCCACATCGACGTCGGCCCGCCGACGCGCGTCGCCGGCCGCACGAACCTCATCGGCGACTTCAATCTCGACGACGTCGTCAACGCGCAAGACCTCGCCGTTTGGGAACAGTACGTCGGCGCCAACTTCACGGGCGGCGACTTCCTCACCTGGCAGCGAAACTTCGGCCGTAGCCAGCCGGTAATCGGCGCTGAAGTAGCGGTGCAAAGCATCCCGGAGCCGAGCGCCGCACTCCTGCTCGCCCTCGCCGCCCCGCTGCTGGCCACGCGTAGGTTGGGCTTTCAGCCCGACAGCCCCTCCGCAGCGTCCTCCCCCTGA
- a CDS encoding VOC family protein: MKPRVTFITLGVDDLERAVAFYRDGLGLATPGIIGQEFEHGAVAFFDMQPGLKLALFPRASLARDATIPQGPRSSTEFALAHNVASREEADALMQQAVAAGAEIIKPAQDTFWGGYAGYFADPDGHLWEVAWNPNLLPDD; the protein is encoded by the coding sequence GTGAAACCTCGCGTCACTTTCATCACCCTTGGCGTCGACGACCTCGAACGAGCCGTCGCCTTCTACCGCGACGGCCTCGGCCTCGCGACGCCCGGCATCATCGGCCAAGAATTTGAGCATGGCGCCGTGGCGTTCTTTGACATGCAGCCGGGCCTGAAACTCGCCCTCTTCCCGCGCGCCAGCCTCGCCCGCGACGCCACGATTCCACAGGGCCCGCGCAGCAGCACGGAGTTCGCGCTCGCGCACAACGTCGCCTCGCGCGAAGAAGCGGACGCGCTCATGCAGCAAGCCGTCGCCGCCGGCGCCGAGATCATCAAACCAGCCCAAGACACCTTCTGGGGCGGCTACGCCGGCTACTTCGCCGACCCCGACGGCCACCTCTGGGAAGTGGCGTGGAATCCGAATCTGCTGCCTGACGACTGA
- a CDS encoding LrgB family protein, protein MISQLALFSLTITLVCYELAEALFRWSGRRAVFNPLLWAVALIVPCLLLRGIEYRDYFAGVQLLHFLLGPATIALAVPLYEQRQRVRAVLVPLAGATLAAAVTSLVVTLGMLLAAKAGKSLIASLAPRSVTTPVAMAVAEQFGGNPTLTASIVIITGVFGAITIPGVLAVTGRVLGPPSAAAEGLALGMSAHGAGVARAFQDGNETGAFAGLAIGLHAVAAAVLIPLAMKAIGIS, encoded by the coding sequence GTGATTTCGCAGCTCGCACTGTTCTCTCTGACCATCACGCTGGTCTGTTACGAACTTGCCGAAGCGCTATTCCGCTGGTCGGGGCGGCGCGCGGTTTTCAATCCGCTGTTGTGGGCGGTGGCGCTGATTGTGCCGTGCCTGTTGCTGCGTGGGATTGAGTACCGCGATTATTTTGCCGGCGTCCAGTTGCTGCACTTCTTGTTAGGGCCCGCAACGATCGCACTAGCGGTGCCGTTGTACGAGCAGCGACAACGCGTGCGAGCGGTGCTCGTGCCGCTGGCGGGCGCGACATTGGCCGCCGCGGTGACGAGCTTGGTCGTCACCCTCGGGATGTTGCTGGCAGCGAAAGCGGGGAAGTCGCTCATCGCGTCGCTGGCGCCCAGGAGCGTGACGACTCCGGTCGCGATGGCGGTGGCCGAGCAGTTCGGCGGCAACCCAACTCTGACGGCGAGCATCGTCATCATCACCGGCGTGTTTGGCGCGATCACGATTCCGGGCGTGCTGGCCGTAACGGGGCGAGTTCTCGGCCCACCGTCGGCGGCGGCGGAGGGACTAGCGCTGGGGATGTCGGCGCACGGGGCGGGCGTGGCGAGGGCGTTTCAAGATGGGAATGAAACCGGCGCGTTTGCGGGCCTGGCGATCGGGCTGCATGCCGTGGCGGCGGCGGTGCTGATTCCGCTGGCGATGAAGGCGATTGGGATTTCTTGA
- a CDS encoding CidA/LrgA family protein codes for MNLSAVFPFMVLVSAQYAGELAARASGLPVPGTVIGGVGLFVALCLIPGLHARIAPFSHTLLRNMLLFFVPASVGVMAIFGDIASHGPLLLAVLVATTWATALAAALTFDALGGRRKDGAS; via the coding sequence ATGAATCTCTCCGCGGTGTTCCCGTTCATGGTGCTGGTTTCGGCGCAGTATGCCGGCGAATTGGCGGCGCGCGCCAGCGGGTTACCTGTGCCGGGGACGGTGATTGGCGGCGTTGGCCTATTCGTGGCCCTTTGCCTCATACCGGGATTGCATGCGCGGATCGCGCCGTTTTCGCACACGCTGCTGCGGAACATGCTGTTATTCTTCGTGCCGGCGAGCGTCGGCGTCATGGCGATCTTCGGCGACATTGCCAGCCACGGGCCGCTGCTATTGGCGGTGCTGGTGGCGACCACCTGGGCGACGGCCTTGGCAGCGGCGCTGACGTTTGATGCACTTGGCGGGCGGCGAAAGGATGGGGCTTCGTGA
- a CDS encoding TetR/AcrR family transcriptional regulator, with product MNFMQKQDASSRNAVRPGRPRSVATQEAILAASLRLTERVGYAQLTIEGIAAEAGVGKQTVYRWWPSKAAVVLEAFARDARAVVKVRVTGNLEIDLEKFLIAAYRRLTGPRGVVFRSLLSEALINSDFAQQFYDEYLQSRVDDLKTVLSSGANEAEGFEVPAELVEMIYGAIWYRMATNQKLTPAAARQVAAAAVNLLRET from the coding sequence ATGAACTTTATGCAAAAACAAGACGCATCGTCTCGTAATGCGGTTCGCCCCGGCCGCCCCCGCAGCGTTGCCACGCAGGAGGCCATCCTCGCCGCCTCGCTACGCCTCACCGAACGAGTCGGCTACGCCCAACTCACCATCGAGGGAATCGCCGCCGAAGCTGGCGTCGGCAAACAAACGGTCTACCGCTGGTGGCCCTCGAAGGCGGCCGTCGTGCTGGAAGCCTTTGCCCGCGACGCCCGCGCCGTGGTGAAGGTCCGCGTCACCGGCAACCTAGAGATCGACCTCGAAAAGTTCCTCATCGCCGCGTACCGCCGCCTCACCGGCCCCCGCGGCGTCGTCTTCCGCAGCCTTCTCTCCGAGGCGCTCATCAACTCCGACTTCGCGCAGCAATTCTACGACGAGTACCTGCAAAGCCGCGTCGACGACCTCAAGACGGTACTGTCGAGCGGTGCAAACGAAGCAGAAGGGTTCGAAGTCCCCGCGGAACTCGTCGAAATGATCTACGGCGCCATCTGGTACCGAATGGCGACGAACCAAAAGCTAACGCCCGCGGCCGCCCGCCAAGTCGCCGCCGCCGCCGTAAATCTGCTGAGAGAAACATAA
- a CDS encoding serine hydrolase domain-containing protein has protein sequence MILKTQLAEFLQKHPAPHAVAAVCGNGELLEVASKSDAEFGELADPAGTPFRIASMTKCFAAAAILKLRDAGRLQLDRSVAEYVPELRLDERWKRVTVRRLLRMRSGLPAADDPWADRKLGEPDAFLNAELFAGVQFSNDAGEEYQYSNLGYMLLGRVISNIAGVSALEYIERELLWPLGMEQTSWKYATGDNRTPRGAAGFRRAGEGFRAETEFHVESDLAVFGGLCSTSRDLARWVGFFTDAHEMHSARSSQFEQVLAASSRREMERLTAVMHPIDSVGRATNAMGYGYGLRGNFIGQEWFVGHSGGLPGFGSHMSWSQTRGIGVIALGNVTYFPANELCRELWLEIQADSPRAIAPLVHGEELVLRRGEALVAAVRSDAAALPAELFAYNVPLDMDLTELLAKLRKALLAVHTAAIEVRAERGLAGRIEVSGESVVFFSLAPAEGMRIQRVDFYGE, from the coding sequence ATGATTCTTAAAACACAGCTTGCCGAGTTCCTGCAGAAGCATCCGGCGCCGCATGCCGTGGCGGCGGTTTGTGGTAACGGCGAGTTGCTGGAGGTGGCGTCGAAGAGCGACGCCGAATTCGGCGAGTTGGCCGACCCCGCGGGGACGCCGTTTCGAATTGCTTCGATGACGAAGTGTTTTGCGGCGGCGGCCATATTGAAATTGCGGGATGCGGGGCGGTTGCAGCTCGATCGCAGCGTGGCGGAGTATGTGCCGGAGTTGCGGCTTGATGAGCGGTGGAAGCGCGTGACGGTGCGACGGCTGCTGCGGATGCGCTCCGGCTTGCCGGCGGCCGATGATCCTTGGGCTGATCGGAAGTTGGGAGAGCCGGATGCGTTTCTAAATGCGGAGCTGTTCGCTGGCGTGCAGTTCAGCAACGACGCTGGCGAGGAGTATCAGTACTCGAACTTGGGGTACATGCTGCTCGGTCGCGTGATCTCGAATATCGCGGGGGTGAGTGCGCTTGAGTACATCGAGCGAGAGTTGCTATGGCCGCTAGGGATGGAGCAGACGAGTTGGAAGTATGCGACGGGCGACAATAGGACGCCGCGCGGCGCCGCCGGGTTTCGCCGGGCGGGCGAGGGGTTTCGGGCGGAGACGGAGTTTCACGTCGAGTCGGACTTGGCTGTGTTTGGCGGACTTTGTTCGACGTCGCGCGACCTCGCGCGGTGGGTCGGGTTCTTCACTGATGCGCATGAAATGCACAGCGCTCGCAGTTCGCAATTCGAACAAGTGCTGGCGGCGAGTTCACGACGAGAAATGGAGCGGCTAACGGCCGTGATGCACCCGATCGATTCGGTCGGTCGCGCGACGAATGCGATGGGTTATGGCTACGGCCTGCGCGGAAACTTTATCGGGCAGGAGTGGTTCGTGGGGCACTCTGGCGGGCTGCCGGGGTTTGGAAGCCACATGAGCTGGTCGCAGACGCGCGGGATTGGCGTGATCGCGCTGGGGAACGTCACTTACTTCCCCGCGAATGAATTGTGTCGCGAGTTGTGGCTGGAGATTCAAGCCGACTCGCCGCGGGCAATTGCACCGCTGGTGCATGGGGAAGAGTTGGTGCTGCGGCGCGGCGAGGCGCTTGTGGCGGCGGTGCGGAGCGATGCGGCGGCGCTGCCAGCGGAGTTGTTTGCTTACAACGTGCCGCTCGATATGGATCTGACGGAACTGCTAGCGAAACTGCGAAAGGCCCTACTGGCAGTTCACACGGCGGCGATTGAGGTACGGGCCGAGCGTGGGCTCGCGGGACGAATCGAGGTGAGTGGCGAGTCAGTGGTCTTCTTTTCGCTGGCGCCGGCGGAGGGGATGAGGATTCAGCGGGTTGATTTTTATGGGGAGTAG